A genomic segment from Clostridium pasteurianum BC1 encodes:
- a CDS encoding recombinase family protein — MKIFAYIRVSTKEQNTDRQHEALREYEGTNKIKFNAVFEDKASGKDFDRPQYKVLKEIIKPGDILVIKELDRLGRNFMDTPKELQYFFERNIKVKILDTPLIDTGDDKLDYTINNMLIGFLSYIADKEREKIQSRVKEGLKAAKDNGVKLGRPERTIPDNFEKYYKRWKIKEITAIEFAKLLGISRSTLYRYIKEYDI; from the coding sequence ATGAAAATATTTGCTTATATAAGAGTATCAACTAAGGAACAGAATACAGATAGGCAACATGAAGCTTTAAGGGAATATGAAGGTACAAATAAAATTAAATTTAATGCAGTATTTGAGGATAAAGCAAGTGGAAAGGATTTTGATAGACCACAATATAAAGTTTTAAAAGAAATAATAAAGCCTGGTGATATCTTAGTAATAAAAGAACTTGATAGATTAGGCCGTAACTTCATGGATACACCTAAGGAATTGCAATACTTTTTTGAAAGGAATATTAAGGTTAAAATATTGGATACACCTCTAATAGATACTGGTGATGATAAATTAGATTATACTATAAATAATATGCTTATTGGATTCCTCTCATATATAGCTGATAAGGAAAGAGAAAAAATACAGAGCAGAGTAAAAGAAGGATTGAAAGCTGCAAAAGATAATGGTGTTAAGTTGGGTAGACCAGAAAGAACAATTCCAGATAACTTTGAGAAGTATTATAAGAGATGGAAAATCAAAGAGATAACAGCTATTGAGTTTGCAAAGTTATTAGGTATAAGCAGATCTACTCTTTACAGATATATTAAAGAATATGATATTTAA
- a CDS encoding FAD-binding oxidoreductase: MIYCKEPELTGRIVLPKDPQYNIDRRDFNTFFNRFPLVIVYAQKTQDVVNAIHWARYRDVPLRIRSGGHNYEGLSVVDAGIVIDVSDMNKVVEVDHKRNTVTVQTGIRNIALYNALWSEGLVVPSGVCPTPGIGGVTLGGGHSILSRPWGLTLDNLLELEMVNAEGRVIHASDDHRSDLFWASRGGGGGNFGVCTSFKFRTHHIDTVGFVEISWDDLQDLGSVLKIWQNYTTPDADERLTPTLLVSSGLQPAILMQGVFLGSAKELERLMQPLLHAGSPQNVTIEEIPWIDAATRIAAAQPGTPLPFKSVGPYLYHLLPDKGISTIKRFINEAPTSPSTVFFHGLGGAVAKVSSTATAYFQRKALSNMSIFTTWDKPEDAALGFNWVEDFYRAMIPFTRYVYVNTQDLSIKNWPDAYYGNNFKRLKRIKAKYDPKNFFKFPQSIPPA; the protein is encoded by the coding sequence ATGATTTATTGCAAGGAACCAGAATTAACTGGACGTATCGTTTTACCAAAGGACCCACAATACAACATCGACCGCAGAGATTTCAATACTTTCTTTAATAGATTTCCATTAGTAATCGTTTATGCACAAAAAACTCAGGACGTAGTCAACGCCATACACTGGGCTCGTTATAGGGACGTGCCACTCCGCATTCGCTCCGGTGGCCACAACTACGAAGGATTGTCAGTTGTAGACGCTGGCATCGTAATCGACGTTAGTGATATGAATAAGGTAGTGGAAGTTGATCATAAGCGTAACACCGTCACTGTGCAAACTGGCATACGGAACATTGCTTTATACAATGCGTTATGGTCCGAAGGTTTGGTAGTGCCGAGTGGAGTTTGTCCAACCCCTGGTATTGGTGGTGTTACTTTGGGTGGCGGACACAGTATTCTATCCCGTCCGTGGGGGTTGACTCTTGATAATCTGCTGGAACTGGAAATGGTCAATGCTGAAGGCCGCGTGATCCATGCTAGTGACGATCATCGCTCTGATTTGTTTTGGGCATCACGAGGAGGAGGAGGAGGTAACTTTGGCGTCTGCACTTCTTTTAAGTTTCGAACACACCACATTGATACTGTCGGCTTTGTTGAAATCAGTTGGGATGATTTACAAGACCTTGGGTCGGTGCTAAAAATTTGGCAGAACTATACTACCCCTGATGCTGATGAACGTTTGACTCCTACTCTTTTGGTATCTTCAGGATTGCAGCCAGCGATATTAATGCAGGGAGTATTCCTTGGTTCGGCTAAAGAGTTGGAACGCTTAATGCAGCCTTTGCTTCATGCTGGTTCACCACAAAATGTGACTATTGAAGAGATACCTTGGATTGATGCTGCCACTCGAATAGCAGCTGCTCAACCGGGAACTCCATTACCTTTCAAGAGTGTAGGTCCTTATCTCTATCATTTGCTACCAGACAAGGGTATTTCTACGATCAAACGCTTTATTAACGAGGCACCAACTTCACCGTCAACTGTTTTTTTCCATGGTTTGGGCGGAGCAGTGGCAAAAGTGTCGAGTACAGCTACGGCATACTTCCAGCGTAAAGCTTTGTCGAACATGTCAATCTTTACTACTTGGGATAAGCCAGAAGATGCTGCATTGGGTTTTAACTGGGTGGAGGATTTCTACAGAGCTATGATCCCATTTACCCGTTACGTTTATGTGAATACGCAAGACCTCTCAATCAAAAACTGGCCAGATGCTTACTATGGTAACAACTTCAAACGCTTAAAAAGGATAAAGGCTAAATATGATCCGAAGAACTTTTTCAAATTTCCACAGAGCATCCCGCCTGCTTAG
- a CDS encoding zinc dependent phospholipase C family protein — protein MFIQTHMLIAKHINKIIQQNFNITIDFNSFRYGSIKPDIDPRMISIPHYKNDSFDIIMDMIASLQKYNLPACDKELKTFSVKLGVINHYLTDFFCFPHNNEKACRLVPHLLYENKLAQEFYKIDLNKICNDTINSIAKCPSMNIKEYAELRHIEYMNGKPSINKDVFYSVEICTAASYLIVYNCLNNIYIEKLIEL, from the coding sequence ATGTTTATCCAAACTCATATGTTAATAGCCAAGCATATTAATAAGATTATTCAACAAAATTTTAATATCACGATAGATTTTAATAGTTTTAGATATGGGAGTATTAAACCAGATATAGATCCTAGAATGATATCAATACCACATTATAAAAATGATTCATTTGATATAATAATGGATATGATAGCTTCTTTACAAAAATATAATTTACCAGCTTGCGATAAGGAGTTAAAAACTTTTTCTGTAAAACTGGGAGTAATTAATCATTATCTTACTGATTTTTTCTGCTTTCCTCATAATAATGAAAAAGCATGCCGTTTAGTTCCTCATTTACTTTATGAAAATAAACTTGCTCAAGAATTTTATAAAATTGATTTAAATAAAATTTGTAACGACACAATAAATTCAATTGCAAAGTGCCCTAGTATGAATATAAAAGAATATGCAGAACTCAGGCATATTGAATATATGAACGGTAAACCTAGCATAAACAAAGATGTCTTTTACTCTGTAGAAATTTGTACTGCTGCTTCTTATTTGATTGTATACAATTGCTTAAATAATATTTATATAGAAAAACTCATAGAACTATAA
- a CDS encoding phosphodiester glycosidase family protein, with amino-acid sequence MKNRVNNEVNLRRNGARKVKKFKLLIYFIIFQLFFGIATAPWIVYYGPFSTLKKMIVGQAMSTMSHQYIATLFLSQKQINDILYSNSNSNAGPIGSLAQDLNKIKIGNHDNNIELEKIDGKKFTGLMLVVHDPTRVKIGYSSQLGTVGQTTSQIAKNNNAIAAINGGGFQDKANNSTATWTGTGALPTGIIISGGKLIYPTDNIDYNVKRIGVAGITSNGQLIVGDHSINELLKDGVTEAICFGPTLIVNGTIQTRDSQGRPIDSQGANPRTAIGQRADGSILLLAIDGRQGLQMGATIGDVQKVMKDQGAINAVNLDGGASTTLYYNGSVQNNPSDKFGERPIPTAIYVK; translated from the coding sequence ATGAAGAATAGAGTTAATAATGAAGTGAATTTAAGAAGAAATGGAGCTAGGAAGGTCAAAAAATTTAAACTTTTAATATACTTTATAATTTTCCAGCTTTTTTTTGGTATTGCTACAGCACCATGGATAGTTTATTATGGCCCATTTTCTACCTTGAAAAAGATGATTGTAGGTCAAGCTATGAGTACAATGAGTCACCAATATATTGCCACACTTTTTTTATCACAGAAACAAATTAATGACATACTGTATAGCAATAGTAATAGTAATGCTGGCCCTATTGGTTCATTGGCACAGGACTTAAACAAGATAAAAATTGGAAATCATGATAATAATATAGAATTAGAAAAGATTGATGGGAAAAAGTTTACAGGATTAATGTTAGTAGTTCATGATCCAACAAGAGTTAAAATTGGATATTCATCACAGCTTGGAACTGTAGGTCAAACAACCAGTCAGATAGCAAAGAATAACAACGCAATAGCAGCAATAAATGGAGGAGGATTCCAAGATAAAGCTAATAATTCTACAGCTACATGGACTGGAACGGGAGCGCTACCTACAGGTATAATAATTTCTGGTGGAAAGCTTATCTATCCAACCGATAATATAGATTACAATGTAAAAAGGATAGGAGTGGCTGGGATTACTAGTAATGGGCAGCTAATAGTTGGTGATCATAGTATTAATGAATTATTAAAAGATGGAGTTACAGAAGCTATATGCTTTGGACCTACTCTTATAGTAAATGGAACAATTCAGACTAGAGATAGCCAGGGAAGACCAATAGATAGTCAAGGAGCTAATCCAAGAACGGCTATAGGACAAAGAGCGGATGGGTCAATACTTCTTCTTGCTATAGATGGAAGGCAGGGACTTCAAATGGGAGCCACTATTGGAGATGTACAAAAAGTTATGAAGGATCAGGGTGCAATAAACGCAGTTAATCTTGATGGAGGAGCCTCAACCACTTTATATTACAATGGGAGTGTTCAGAACAACCCAAGTGATAAATTTGGTGAGAGACCAATACCAACTGCTATATACGTAAAATAG
- a CDS encoding protein-export chaperone SecB has product MADINSTLRFNNYIVENIEFNTNYNYSGEDKKINFSIDNQCDFEENNFILHLGITIFPEAEKNDYPFTMKVRIVGLFEVDSQEDEKNKVYFAEKNSIAILFPYLRALISVYSSNANIGTVILPPINVLKYLEDKKNNKRQKEKGM; this is encoded by the coding sequence ATGGCAGATATAAATAGTACGTTAAGATTTAATAATTATATAGTGGAAAATATAGAGTTTAATACTAATTACAATTACTCAGGAGAAGATAAAAAAATTAATTTTAGCATAGACAATCAGTGCGATTTTGAGGAAAATAATTTTATATTGCATTTAGGAATAACAATTTTTCCTGAAGCAGAAAAAAATGACTATCCATTTACTATGAAAGTAAGGATAGTAGGATTATTTGAAGTTGATTCACAAGAAGACGAAAAAAATAAAGTTTATTTTGCTGAGAAAAATTCTATTGCAATTTTATTTCCTTATTTAAGAGCTTTAATATCGGTATATAGTTCAAATGCCAATATTGGGACAGTGATTTTACCCCCGATAAATGTTCTAAAATATCTTGAGGATAAAAAAAATAATAAAAGGCAAAAGGAAAAAGGTATGTAG
- a CDS encoding LPXTG cell wall anchor domain-containing protein: MKKNLTLFKIFSIVTAISLLLSTSSNVFAESVKTNVVPVLSGFSSRVFAQGTSSGTKQPDDITTMGGNIFIGLQNGVGSDGAASSSGQTQSTIQEYDQAGNSIASWNITGKCDGLTADTANNRLIATVNEDGNSSMYIITPSAAGAQQVQHITYKAAAGQTLPAGGTDSIAIQNGNIYISASAPQADSKGNFTTAALFQAVINPDNTATLTPVLMDNATANDATPGAAAGSKVTLNMSDPDSNNIVPAESPKYAGQVVLDDQGDSKLIFTDKIGTPNQINTSLPIGNQINDIVWATSTQGTLYVTDTADNKIYAITGNFTKGTAFVAAPNDSGVGGFVGTIDLTSGIITPFAAGMKSPHGLLFVPSNSSVQAPPLTGAIPTVGSLTSKVFAQGTSSGTKQPDDITTMGGNIFIGLQNGVGSDGAAASSGQTQSTIQEYDQAGNSIASWNITGKCDGLTADTANNRLIATVNEDGNSSMYIITPSAAGAQQVQHIIYKAVAGQTLPAGGTDSIAIQNGNIYISASNPQADSKGNFTTAALFQAVINPDNTATLTPVLMDNATANDATPGATAGAKVTLNMSDPDSNKIVPAESSKYAGQVVLDDQGDSKLIFIDKIGTPNQVNTCLPIGDQIDDMAWATSTQGTLYVTDTADNKVYAITGNFTKGTAFVAAPNDSGVGGFVGTIDLTSGIITPVAFGMKSPHGLLFVPQTQQAPTNTTSQTQQAPTNTATQTQQSPTNTTTQTQQAPTAATQTVAKSALKGTLPQTGSTLDTTVFVIAGVILIAVGLLIIFKKKIVDGLWTIFKKKTVIE; this comes from the coding sequence ATGAAAAAAAATTTAACACTTTTTAAAATATTCAGTATTGTGACAGCAATTAGCTTATTGCTTAGCACAAGTTCAAATGTGTTTGCTGAAAGTGTAAAAACCAATGTAGTGCCAGTTTTAAGCGGTTTTTCAAGTAGAGTGTTTGCACAAGGTACATCATCAGGTACAAAACAACCGGATGACATAACCACAATGGGTGGAAATATATTTATTGGTCTACAAAATGGCGTAGGATCAGATGGAGCAGCATCATCATCAGGACAGACACAGAGTACAATTCAAGAATATGATCAGGCAGGAAATTCAATAGCTAGCTGGAATATAACAGGAAAATGCGATGGACTTACAGCAGATACTGCAAACAATCGTTTAATAGCAACGGTAAATGAAGATGGAAATTCAAGCATGTACATTATTACTCCATCTGCGGCAGGGGCACAACAGGTTCAGCATATTACTTATAAAGCAGCAGCAGGACAGACTTTACCCGCAGGCGGAACAGACAGTATAGCAATACAAAACGGAAATATCTACATATCAGCTTCAGCACCGCAAGCAGACAGCAAGGGAAATTTTACAACAGCAGCTTTATTTCAAGCTGTAATAAATCCTGATAATACAGCGACATTAACTCCTGTATTAATGGATAATGCTACAGCAAACGATGCTACTCCAGGTGCAGCAGCAGGATCAAAAGTAACCTTAAATATGTCAGATCCAGATTCAAACAACATAGTACCTGCAGAAAGTCCTAAATATGCAGGACAAGTAGTTCTTGATGATCAAGGAGATTCAAAGCTTATATTTACAGATAAAATAGGAACACCAAACCAGATAAATACTAGTCTTCCTATAGGAAATCAGATAAATGATATAGTGTGGGCAACAAGTACACAGGGTACTTTATATGTAACAGATACTGCGGATAACAAGATATATGCAATTACAGGTAATTTTACAAAAGGCACAGCCTTTGTAGCAGCACCAAATGATTCAGGAGTAGGCGGCTTTGTTGGAACTATAGATTTAACTTCAGGAATAATTACTCCTTTTGCTGCAGGTATGAAAAGCCCTCATGGTTTATTATTTGTACCTTCAAACTCATCAGTTCAAGCTCCACCTTTAACTGGTGCAATTCCAACTGTAGGTTCATTAACTAGCAAAGTATTTGCGCAAGGTACATCATCAGGTACAAAACAACCGGATGATATAACCACAATGGGTGGAAATATATTTATTGGCTTACAAAATGGTGTAGGATCAGATGGAGCAGCAGCTTCATCAGGACAAACACAGAGCACAATTCAAGAATATGATCAGGCAGGAAATTCAATAGCTAGCTGGAATATAACAGGAAAATGCGATGGACTTACAGCAGATACTGCAAACAATCGTCTAATAGCAACGGTAAATGAAGATGGAAATTCAAGTATGTACATTATCACTCCATCTGCTGCGGGGGCACAACAGGTTCAGCACATAATTTATAAAGCAGTAGCAGGGCAAACTTTACCAGCAGGCGGAACGGACAGTATAGCAATACAAAACGGAAATATTTACATATCAGCTTCAAACCCGCAAGCAGACAGCAAGGGAAATTTTACAACAGCAGCTTTATTTCAAGCTGTAATAAATCCTGATAATACAGCGACCTTAACTCCTGTACTAATGGATAATGCTACAGCAAATGATGCTACTCCAGGTGCAACAGCAGGAGCAAAGGTAACCTTAAATATGTCAGATCCAGATTCAAATAAAATAGTACCTGCAGAGAGTTCTAAATATGCAGGACAAGTAGTTCTTGATGATCAAGGAGATTCAAAGCTTATATTTATAGATAAAATAGGAACACCAAATCAGGTAAATACTTGTCTTCCTATAGGAGATCAGATAGATGATATGGCATGGGCAACAAGTACACAGGGTACTTTATATGTAACAGATACTGCGGATAATAAGGTATATGCAATTACAGGTAATTTTACAAAAGGCACAGCCTTTGTAGCAGCACCTAATGATTCAGGAGTAGGTGGTTTTGTTGGAACTATAGATTTAACTTCGGGTATAATTACTCCAGTTGCTTTTGGTATGAAGAGCCCTCATGGCTTATTGTTTGTACCACAAACACAGCAAGCACCAACTAATACCACTTCACAAACACAGCAAGCACCAACTAATACGGCTACACAAACACAGCAATCACCAACTAATACTACTACACAAACACAACAGGCACCTACTGCTGCTACACAAACTGTAGCCAAAAGTGCTTTGAAAGGTACTTTGCCACAGACTGGTAGTACACTGGATACTACAGTATTTGTAATAGCAGGAGTAATTTTAATTGCTGTTGGTTTATTGATTATCTTTAAGAAAAAGATTGTTGATGGTTTATGGACTATATTTAAGAAAAAAACTGTAATAGAATAA
- a CDS encoding glycosyltransferase family 39 protein — protein sequence MKRIKFTKETFAMIIILMVSGILNFSNLGIEGYGNEYYAAGVRSMTVNLKNFFFVSFDPSGFVSIDKPPVGFWLQAISAKIFGFSGFSIIFPQALAGVISVTLIYHIVKKYFGTLPALVSGFCIAVTPIFVATSRNNTIDGILTLALITASYFFALAIEKRNGKYIVLCLVVVGIGFNIKMAEAYLILPAIYITYMLFSSISIKKRMFHLSIGTIALLIVSLSWALIVDFVAPIDRPYVGSSKDNTEIQLILGYNGFKRLGINLKALISSNKQNYEASKEYNKNTPVKSKNTAFSNMKENNIEVLTQNIQQDYSSKLGITRFFSKNNLSDQISWLIPFAILGFIAVVVKEKIKFSFEDNKKLLPTFWFIWFVTEFLYFSFTYGVFQPYYFITMVPPISALVGIGLLTMMELFCNNSNWKKYIIFFTILINALLEILILSYNFNNDSYKIVIILTAIFSLLPLVLLSIFSIVKAKVAKDESVIKYEVKFLIFAFVGLLIAPTVWSITPMFHTMSGRSPIVGLELFDNKISDTISTNKKLIQFLEENNGNQKYLLATPTASIYASYIIVETGKTAMAYGGFSGGDKIITVEKLEQLVDNGEIRYAMTYPEGNGNKDIENYIKENGKIVPENKWNISSSKFIGTIDYLYKINEKHYNFNINNSVQLYDLKTINSNL from the coding sequence ATGAAAAGAATAAAATTTACAAAAGAAACTTTTGCAATGATAATAATTTTAATGGTATCCGGAATATTAAATTTTTCAAATTTGGGTATAGAGGGATATGGTAATGAATATTATGCAGCTGGTGTAAGAAGTATGACAGTGAATCTAAAGAACTTCTTCTTTGTATCATTTGATCCTTCTGGTTTTGTAAGCATTGATAAACCGCCAGTAGGATTCTGGCTTCAAGCAATCTCCGCTAAAATATTTGGATTTAGTGGGTTTAGTATAATTTTTCCACAGGCTTTAGCTGGAGTAATTTCTGTTACATTAATTTATCATATAGTAAAAAAGTATTTTGGTACCTTACCGGCACTAGTTTCTGGATTTTGTATTGCAGTAACTCCAATATTTGTAGCTACAAGTAGAAACAATACAATAGATGGTATTTTAACACTAGCTTTGATTACAGCAAGTTATTTTTTTGCATTAGCCATTGAAAAACGAAATGGCAAATATATTGTATTATGCTTAGTTGTAGTTGGTATTGGCTTTAATATAAAAATGGCAGAAGCATACTTGATTTTGCCAGCTATATATATTACATATATGTTATTTTCGTCAATATCTATAAAAAAGAGAATGTTTCATCTTTCAATTGGAACAATAGCTTTATTAATAGTTTCTTTATCCTGGGCTTTGATAGTTGATTTTGTAGCGCCTATAGACAGGCCTTATGTTGGAAGTAGTAAAGATAACACAGAAATACAGCTTATTCTGGGTTATAATGGATTCAAGAGACTTGGAATAAATCTTAAAGCATTAATAAGTAGCAACAAGCAGAATTATGAAGCTTCTAAAGAATATAATAAAAATACCCCTGTAAAATCTAAAAACACAGCCTTTAGTAATATGAAAGAAAATAACATAGAAGTTCTTACTCAAAATATCCAACAAGATTATAGTTCCAAACTAGGTATAACAAGGTTTTTTTCTAAAAATAATTTGTCTGATCAAATTAGTTGGCTAATTCCTTTTGCTATTTTAGGTTTTATAGCAGTTGTGGTAAAGGAAAAAATAAAATTTTCTTTTGAAGATAATAAAAAACTTTTGCCAACATTTTGGTTTATCTGGTTTGTTACAGAATTTCTATACTTCAGCTTTACTTATGGAGTATTTCAGCCTTATTATTTTATAACAATGGTGCCGCCTATTTCTGCACTAGTTGGAATTGGATTACTAACAATGATGGAATTATTTTGTAACAATAGTAATTGGAAAAAGTATATTATATTTTTTACCATTTTAATAAATGCACTATTGGAAATATTAATTTTATCATATAATTTTAACAATGATTCCTATAAAATTGTCATCATATTAACTGCAATTTTCAGTTTGTTACCTTTGGTTTTGTTGTCTATATTTAGTATTGTTAAGGCAAAAGTGGCTAAAGATGAAAGTGTCATTAAATACGAAGTAAAATTTTTAATTTTTGCATTTGTAGGGCTATTGATTGCCCCAACTGTATGGTCCATTACTCCAATGTTTCATACAATGAGCGGTAGAAGTCCTATAGTGGGTTTAGAATTATTTGATAATAAAATAAGTGATACCATAAGTACAAATAAAAAATTAATCCAATTTTTAGAAGAGAATAATGGAAATCAAAAGTATCTATTAGCAACTCCAACTGCTAGTATTTATGCATCGTATATAATAGTTGAAACGGGTAAAACTGCAATGGCTTATGGTGGCTTTAGTGGTGGAGATAAAATAATTACTGTAGAAAAGTTAGAACAGTTAGTAGATAACGGTGAAATCAGATATGCAATGACCTATCCGGAAGGTAATGGAAATAAAGATATAGAAAACTACATTAAAGAAAATGGTAAGATTGTACCAGAAAACAAGTGGAACATTAGTTCTTCAAAATTTATTGGAACTATAGATTATTTATATAAAATAAATGAAAAGCATTATAATTTTAACATAAATAATTCAGTGCAGTTATATGATTTAAAAACAATTAATAGTAATTTATAG
- a CDS encoding ATP-binding cassette domain-containing protein, with translation MLEVEGLTKLYKNGRGVKNISFKVYSGDVFGFLEPNGAGKTTVMKAITALNRFDSGKVQILENDLKKQFEEALKNVGSIIETADVYEYMSAYNNLKFVARFYKEINENEINSILDIVNLTKFKHEKVRKFSLGMKQACLYQI, from the coding sequence GTGCTAGAGGTAGAGGGACTAACTAAGCTATATAAAAATGGGCGTGGAGTAAAAAACATAAGTTTTAAAGTCTATAGTGGAGATGTATTTGGTTTTCTTGAACCAAATGGCGCAGGTAAGACTACAGTAATGAAAGCAATTACTGCTTTGAATAGATTTGACAGTGGAAAAGTTCAAATTTTAGAAAATGACTTAAAAAAACAATTTGAAGAAGCTTTAAAAAATGTAGGTTCAATTATAGAGACAGCAGATGTTTATGAATACATGAGTGCTTACAATAACTTGAAATTTGTAGCCAGATTTTATAAAGAAATAAATGAAAATGAAATTAATAGTATATTAGATATAGTAAATTTAACTAAGTTTAAACATGAAAAAGTAAGAAAATTTTCTTTGGGAATGAAACAAGCCTGTCTTTACCAAATATAA
- the ltrA gene encoding group II intron reverse transcriptase/maturase — translation MNFSNSTTDKTERLKDKNTLTSQWESIDWLQVQKYVNRLQSRIAKATVKGDKNKTKRLQYLLTHSFYAKAYAVKKVTSNKGKNTSGVDKKLWSTSASKIKAVLTLTDKQYRTKPLKRVYIKKKGKNKKRPLGIPTMYDRAMQTLYALALEPVAEVTGDHISFDFRKGRSAKDACEQTFCVLSRKCSPTWILEGDIKGCFDNINHDWLQKNIPMDKRIMKQFLKSGFIYEGNLFPTDTGSPQGGAISSLYANMTLDGLEKLIQDKYHRNSKGKIENHYRAKTKVNMVRYADDFIITANTKEIAEELKDIVSKFLKNRGLNLSQEKTTITHIDYGFDFLGWTFRKFKEKLIVKPSENSIRTLIRKCATIILKEGKAHNQSELIRRLNQVIRGWTNYHKHVVASKVFSYINNTLYLLLQQWAKHRHPNKNKWWRLNKYWHEKNEKRWLFMTDEYSLINLRRINIIRHPKLQISKNPFIHKEYFEKRKMKLKSLAAARNGEEMLEPYERETLTYGS, via the coding sequence ATGAATTTTAGTAATTCAACGACGGATAAAACCGAGAGACTAAAAGACAAAAACACACTAACCAGTCAATGGGAATCAATTGACTGGTTGCAGGTACAAAAATATGTTAATAGGCTACAATCCAGAATTGCCAAGGCAACAGTGAAGGGTGACAAGAACAAGACCAAAAGATTACAATACTTACTAACACATTCATTCTATGCAAAAGCCTATGCAGTAAAAAAAGTAACATCTAATAAGGGAAAAAACACATCTGGTGTAGACAAAAAGCTATGGTCAACATCAGCTTCAAAAATAAAGGCGGTACTAACACTTACAGATAAACAATATAGAACAAAACCTCTTAAACGAGTTTACATTAAAAAGAAAGGCAAAAACAAGAAACGACCGCTGGGAATCCCTACAATGTATGACAGAGCCATGCAGACACTGTATGCACTTGCACTAGAACCAGTAGCTGAAGTTACTGGAGACCACATTTCTTTTGATTTTCGTAAAGGAAGAAGTGCTAAGGATGCTTGCGAACAGACATTCTGTGTACTGTCAAGAAAATGTTCTCCTACTTGGATATTAGAAGGAGATATCAAAGGCTGTTTTGATAACATCAACCATGATTGGTTACAAAAGAACATACCGATGGATAAAAGAATAATGAAGCAATTTTTAAAATCAGGATTCATATATGAGGGTAACCTATTTCCTACGGACACAGGTTCACCACAAGGCGGAGCTATCTCAAGTCTCTATGCAAATATGACATTAGACGGTCTTGAAAAATTAATTCAAGACAAATACCATCGAAACTCAAAGGGCAAAATAGAAAATCACTATCGAGCAAAAACCAAAGTAAATATGGTACGTTATGCTGATGACTTTATAATTACTGCAAATACAAAAGAAATAGCAGAAGAACTAAAAGATATCGTCAGTAAATTTCTCAAAAATCGTGGATTAAATCTATCCCAAGAGAAAACAACGATTACGCATATAGACTACGGCTTTGACTTTCTTGGCTGGACATTTCGAAAGTTCAAGGAAAAATTAATTGTCAAACCATCAGAAAACTCAATAAGAACCCTTATAAGAAAATGCGCTACTATTATTCTGAAAGAAGGAAAAGCACACAATCAATCCGAATTAATCCGAAGACTAAATCAAGTGATTAGAGGATGGACAAACTATCACAAACATGTTGTAGCAAGTAAAGTCTTTTCTTACATCAACAATACATTGTATCTTTTATTACAACAATGGGCAAAGCATCGACACCCCAACAAAAATAAATGGTGGAGACTGAACAAATATTGGCATGAAAAGAATGAGAAGAGATGGTTGTTCATGACGGATGAATACAGCCTTATAAATCTGAGAAGGATAAATATCATCCGACACCCTAAATTGCAGATTTCTAAAAATCCCTTTATACACAAAGAGTATTTTGAGAAAAGAAAAATGAAATTAAAATCACTGGCTGCCGCCAGAAATGGTGAAGAAATGCTTGAGCCGTATGAGCGGGAAACTCTCACGTACGGTTCTTAG